Below is a genomic region from Methanosphaera sp. ISO3-F5.
ATAAAGCGAATTGGATATAACATGTCCTCTGGAATTATTGTTGCAAATGGTAATGTTGATTTTCATGTAGGTGCTCTCATGTCTGGAGGTCATATTATAGTAAATGGTAATGCGGAAAGTTATGCTGGTCGAGAAATGTCTGGGGGACTATTGGAAATCAATGGTGATGTTAAAGAATTCTGTGGCTCATCATATGCTGGTGATTGGAGAGGAATGTCTGGAGGAAAAATTGTTGTCAGGGGTAATGCCGGAAAACAGTTAGCAGAGTATATGATGGGTGGTGAAATAATTGTTGAAGGAAATTGTGATATTTTAGCAGGAGTTCACATGTCTGGTGGTTTAATATCTATTGGTGGCAATGTTAACCAATGGGTGGGTGGACAAATGAAAAAAGGAACTATTATAGTTCAGGGTAATCTAGAGAAAATTCTTCCATCATTCAAGTTACAGGAGATAATTCATAATCCTAAAATTAATGGAAATTACTTTATTGGAAAATATGAATTATATTCTGGAGATAATAGTGTGAAAGGTAAAGGTCAGTTATGGCTTAAAAAATAGGATATTATGAAAGTTGAAT
It encodes:
- a CDS encoding formylmethanofuran dehydrogenase subunit C — translated: MKIINLKKTVSTKISIEFDNVLPELIYDKSEKEIESVIVYYGNKEKKLSDFFDIIVEGTCDNSNDCKIIIDGDLSRIKRIGYNMSSGIIVANGNVDFHVGALMSGGHIIVNGNAESYAGREMSGGLLEINGDVKEFCGSSYAGDWRGMSGGKIVVRGNAGKQLAEYMMGGEIIVEGNCDILAGVHMSGGLISIGGNVNQWVGGQMKKGTIIVQGNLEKILPSFKLQEIIHNPKINGNYFIGKYELYSGDNSVKGKGQLWLKK